The Amylolactobacillus amylophilus DSM 20533 = JCM 1125 genome contains a region encoding:
- the rpsI gene encoding 30S ribosomal protein S9 has protein sequence MAQTVAYTGTGRRKSSVARVRLVPGKGQITVNKKDVADYIPSSLAIQDLKQPLDITETEGQYDIFVNVNGGGFTGQAGAIRHGIARALLQVDPDFRGALKRAGMLTRDSRMKERKKPGLKKARKASQFSKR, from the coding sequence GTGGCTCAAACAGTTGCATATACAGGCACAGGCCGGCGCAAGAGCTCAGTAGCTCGCGTACGTCTGGTTCCTGGTAAAGGTCAAATTACAGTTAACAAAAAAGATGTTGCAGATTACATTCCTTCATCTTTGGCTATTCAAGATTTGAAACAACCATTAGATATCACTGAAACAGAAGGTCAATACGACATCTTCGTTAACGTTAACGGTGGTGGTTTCACTGGACAAGCCGGCGCAATCCGTCACGGTATTGCTCGTGCCTTACTTCAAGTAGATCCAGATTTCCGTGGAGCTCTTAAACGTGCAGGTATGCTGACACGTGATTCACGGATGAAGGAAAGAAAGAAGCCAGGCCTGAAGAAGGCTCGTAAAGCTTCACAATTCTCAAAACGTTAA
- the rplM gene encoding 50S ribosomal protein L13, with protein MRTTPLAKPGEIERKWYVLDATGVSLGRVSTAAATILRGKNKPQFTPNTDTGDFVIIINADKLVLTGKKATDKIYYRHSDYPGGLKSISAGELLAQSPKKLVEKSVKGMLPKNSLGHDQLLKLHVYAGAEHEHQAQQPVLLDINKLI; from the coding sequence TTGCGTACAACCCCATTAGCAAAACCAGGTGAAATTGAACGTAAATGGTATGTACTTGACGCAACTGGTGTTTCACTAGGTCGTGTGTCAACTGCTGCTGCTACTATCTTGAGAGGTAAGAACAAACCTCAATTCACACCAAATACTGACACAGGTGATTTTGTAATCATCATTAATGCGGACAAATTAGTCCTTACAGGTAAGAAAGCTACTGACAAGATTTACTACCGTCATTCTGATTACCCAGGTGGTTTGAAGTCAATTAGTGCTGGCGAATTACTTGCACAGAGCCCAAAGAAGCTTGTTGAAAAGTCTGTTAAGGGAATGCTGCCAAAGAATTCTCTTGGTCATGATCAACTTCTTAAGTTACATGTTTATGCAGGTGCAGAACATGAACACCAAGCTCAACAACCAGTATTATTAGACATTAACAAATTAATCTAG
- a CDS encoding DUF2798 domain-containing protein — protein sequence MPTNKKEGLIFGSLMCFLMVLGMSIYNLVIHNSFSLVALATGLVPGFVVAFILDNFVVGIVAKKIAFSLPINKESKLQLILTISTFMILGMVTFMSLFGMLMEGGIPADFLGTYLKTWGMNLIAAFLYQLLIVGPFSRLVLGWVQNNAADDSAEEAA from the coding sequence ATGCCTACAAATAAAAAAGAAGGTTTGATTTTTGGTTCGTTAATGTGTTTCTTGATGGTGCTTGGAATGAGTATTTATAATCTGGTAATTCACAATTCATTCAGCTTAGTTGCTTTAGCAACTGGCCTAGTTCCTGGCTTCGTTGTCGCATTTATTCTCGACAACTTCGTGGTGGGAATTGTTGCAAAAAAAATTGCATTTTCCCTACCTATTAATAAGGAAAGTAAATTACAGCTGATCCTGACCATCTCCACATTCATGATCCTTGGTATGGTAACCTTCATGTCACTGTTTGGCATGCTAATGGAGGGTGGCATTCCTGCCGACTTCCTCGGAACATACCTGAAGACTTGGGGCATGAACCTTATTGCTGCTTTCCTATATCAACTACTAATTGTGGGACCATTCTCACGACTTGTACTTGGTTGGGTTCAGAACAATGCAGCTGACGACAGCGCTGAAGAAGCAGCTTAA
- a CDS encoding DUF6612 family protein — MNKKVLITAAALTFVFVGCSNQATNQKAEEKIPSASAILKKTTANQKKQDNVHLAVDTVAGIADEKMKMLVDADFSFKPVAMDGKYSMAIDDDSREFRIYAAKDKFYLKDDEHEWQDMSDQSDSLGIDLDSLISHANGADTADLSADAKKAAKVTEINGNYTIKMKLTGKAADKLIKKGNESLDMSKSVAAKTKVKSVNYHYVIDKKTSLPEQLKVKIKLDLGGAAMTETIDSKYSRWNESAVTEPKL, encoded by the coding sequence ATGAACAAAAAGGTTTTAATTACCGCAGCAGCGCTAACATTCGTCTTTGTTGGCTGCAGCAATCAAGCCACGAATCAAAAGGCCGAGGAAAAGATTCCTAGTGCTTCCGCTATCCTGAAGAAGACAACCGCTAATCAGAAAAAGCAGGATAACGTTCATCTAGCAGTCGATACTGTTGCTGGTATTGCTGATGAAAAAATGAAAATGCTGGTTGATGCTGATTTCAGTTTTAAACCAGTAGCAATGGATGGCAAATATAGCATGGCAATTGACGATGATAGTCGGGAATTTAGAATTTATGCGGCAAAGGATAAATTTTACCTCAAGGATGATGAGCACGAATGGCAAGATATGTCTGATCAATCTGACAGTTTAGGAATTGATTTGGATTCGTTGATCAGTCACGCGAATGGTGCAGATACGGCTGATTTATCGGCTGATGCCAAGAAAGCAGCCAAAGTAACCGAAATAAATGGTAACTATACGATCAAAATGAAGCTTACTGGTAAGGCCGCAGATAAGCTGATAAAGAAGGGGAATGAATCGCTCGATATGTCAAAATCCGTAGCTGCCAAGACCAAGGTAAAGTCGGTTAATTATCACTACGTGATTGACAAAAAGACGTCGTTACCCGAACAGCTAAAAGTGAAAATTAAGCTGGATCTTGGGGGTGCAGCGATGACTGAAACTATCGATTCGAAATATAGTAGATGGAATGAATCAGCTGTTACTGAACCTAAACTTTAA
- a CDS encoding ABC transporter ATP-binding protein — protein sequence MTEAKLVLQDISVRISAGSEVKTLLNNINLTIDEGDFVTVLGTNGAGKSTLFNTISGNLAATEGSIRIAGVDLTRKSPEKRAKFISRVFQDPKMGTAPRMSVAENLALATHRGERLMFQSRQVRQQMSRFKELAQKSGNGLDLALDKPTEQLSGGQRQALSLLMATIKLPELLLLDEHTAALDPHTSMAIMGLTNQIVTENKLTALMITHQLDDALKYGNRLIVLDQGLIVADYNQQEKNEITKQELLEYFG from the coding sequence ATGACTGAGGCTAAACTAGTTTTGCAAGATATTTCCGTTAGAATCTCTGCTGGGTCAGAGGTGAAAACGCTGCTCAATAATATCAACTTGACGATTGATGAAGGCGACTTCGTGACCGTGCTTGGCACGAATGGTGCCGGAAAATCGACGCTCTTCAACACAATCTCTGGCAACCTGGCGGCAACGGAGGGAAGTATTCGAATTGCTGGTGTCGACTTGACGAGGAAAAGTCCGGAGAAACGGGCGAAATTTATTAGTCGGGTATTCCAAGACCCGAAGATGGGCACGGCTCCCCGGATGAGTGTGGCGGAGAACTTGGCGTTAGCGACGCACCGCGGGGAGCGTTTGATGTTCCAGTCGCGCCAAGTACGCCAACAGATGAGTCGATTTAAAGAATTGGCGCAAAAGTCTGGTAACGGGTTGGACTTGGCGTTAGATAAGCCTACCGAGCAGCTTTCGGGCGGCCAAAGGCAGGCGCTGAGCCTCTTGATGGCCACAATTAAGTTGCCGGAGCTTTTGTTGCTGGATGAGCACACAGCAGCACTAGACCCGCATACGAGTATGGCAATTATGGGGTTGACCAATCAGATTGTGACAGAGAATAAGTTAACTGCGCTCATGATTACCCACCAATTAGATGATGCGTTGAAGTATGGTAATCGCCTGATTGTGCTCGATCAGGGCCTGATTGTGGCAGATTATAATCAACAGGAAAAGAACGAAATTACGAAGCAAGAATTACTGGAATATTTTGGTTAG
- a CDS encoding ABC transporter permease, which translates to MTIGVSAIGQGLLFGILGIALFLTFRILDFPDMTVEGTFPFGAAVAVSAIANGINPLVATILATLAGMVAGLSTGLLTTKGKIPVLLAGILVMTGLFSINLRVMGRANLSLLNQPNLFKQGFLPQLPPAFASVIVGGLVVIIVVIMLTLFLNTRLGQGFIAAGDNPNMARSLGINPDRQKILGLVISNGLVGLAGGLIAQNNGFADVNMGIGVIVIGLAAIIIGEVSFGNLTLSQRLIAVVLGSIIYRFILLIVLALGFNPDDLKLISAIILALVIMVPTLEDKFRLKQTLTKGVRKDD; encoded by the coding sequence ATGACAATCGGGGTATCAGCCATCGGGCAAGGTTTATTATTTGGTATATTGGGCATAGCGCTCTTTCTCACCTTTCGTATATTGGACTTTCCAGATATGACGGTTGAGGGTACATTTCCCTTTGGTGCGGCCGTTGCCGTGAGTGCAATTGCAAACGGTATTAACCCGCTAGTAGCGACTATTTTGGCAACATTAGCGGGCATGGTTGCGGGCCTTTCGACGGGCTTATTGACGACGAAGGGGAAAATTCCGGTGTTATTAGCTGGCATATTGGTGATGACTGGCTTATTCTCCATCAATCTCCGGGTAATGGGTCGCGCAAATCTCTCATTATTGAACCAGCCCAACCTCTTTAAACAAGGATTTCTACCGCAATTACCACCTGCTTTTGCGAGTGTTATAGTTGGCGGTTTAGTCGTGATTATCGTGGTAATCATGCTGACGCTGTTCCTGAATACGAGGCTTGGTCAAGGATTCATCGCCGCTGGTGACAATCCGAATATGGCTCGTAGTCTCGGAATCAATCCTGACCGCCAGAAAATTCTGGGCTTGGTGATTAGTAACGGTCTCGTTGGTCTAGCGGGAGGGTTAATCGCCCAGAATAATGGCTTCGCCGACGTTAACATGGGAATTGGTGTGATTGTTATTGGACTCGCGGCTATTATTATTGGCGAGGTGAGCTTCGGTAATCTGACCCTCAGCCAGCGCCTGATCGCCGTTGTTCTTGGGAGCATCATCTACCGTTTCATTTTGCTGATCGTCCTCGCGTTAGGATTCAATCCTGATGATTTGAAACTCATTTCCGCCATTATTTTGGCGTTAGTAATCATGGTGCCGACGTTAGAAGATAAATTTCGGTTAAAGCAGACTTTAACGAAGGGAGTACGAAAGGATGACTGA